In one Denitratisoma sp. genomic region, the following are encoded:
- a CDS encoding branched-chain amino acid ABC transporter permease: protein MNRKLVGYGILLALMLVAPAVVYPVLVMKVLCFALFACAFNLLIGYTGLLSFGHAVFLGSAGYVAGHSIKVWGFPPEIGLVFAALAAAALGWVIGSLAIRRSGIYFAMITLALAQMMYFFFLQAPFTGGEDGLQDVPRGKLLGVIDLADDFNLYYFVLAIFVFAFWLIHRTIHSPFGQVLKAIRENEARAISLGYDVAKYKLLAFVLSAGLAGLAGATKTLVFRFATLTDAHWHTSGEVVLMTLLGGMGTVFGPVVGAATIVTLQNELADKVGSLVTVIMGAIFVVCVLAFRRGIVGELGALYKRMTGTR, encoded by the coding sequence GTGAACCGCAAGCTCGTCGGCTACGGTATTCTCCTGGCGCTGATGCTGGTGGCGCCGGCCGTCGTCTATCCGGTGCTGGTGATGAAAGTGCTGTGCTTCGCCCTGTTCGCCTGCGCCTTCAACCTGCTGATCGGCTATACTGGGCTGCTCTCCTTCGGTCATGCCGTCTTCCTCGGCAGCGCCGGCTATGTCGCCGGGCACAGCATCAAGGTGTGGGGCTTTCCGCCGGAAATCGGCCTGGTCTTCGCCGCGCTGGCCGCCGCCGCCCTCGGCTGGGTCATCGGCAGCCTGGCCATCCGCCGCTCGGGCATCTATTTCGCCATGATCACCCTGGCGCTGGCGCAGATGATGTACTTCTTCTTCCTGCAGGCGCCGTTTACCGGCGGCGAGGACGGGCTGCAGGACGTGCCGCGCGGCAAGCTGCTCGGCGTGATCGACCTTGCCGACGACTTCAACCTCTACTACTTCGTGCTGGCGATCTTCGTCTTCGCCTTCTGGCTGATCCACCGCACCATCCATTCGCCCTTCGGGCAGGTGCTGAAGGCGATCCGCGAGAACGAGGCGCGTGCCATCTCGCTTGGCTATGACGTGGCCAAGTACAAGCTGCTGGCCTTCGTGCTCTCCGCCGGCCTGGCGGGGCTGGCCGGCGCCACCAAGACGCTGGTGTTCCGTTTCGCCACCCTGACCGACGCCCACTGGCACACCTCGGGCGAGGTGGTCCTGATGACGCTGCTGGGCGGCATGGGCACGGTGTTCGGTCCGGTGGTCGGCGCCGCCACCATCGTCACCCTGCAGAACGAACTGGCCGACAAGGTCGGCTCGCTCGTTACCGTCATCATGGGCGCGATCTTCGTCGTCTGCGTGCTGGCCTTCCGCCGCGGCATAGTCGGCGAGCTGGGCGCGCTCTACAAGCGGATGACCGGCACGCGCTAG
- a CDS encoding branched-chain amino acid ABC transporter permease: MSEIFGIPIQAFMGQLMLGLVNGSFYAMLSLGLAVIFGMLNIINFAHGALYMAGAMLAWMGLNYFGIGYWWSLLLAPLGVGIVGVIIERSMLQWLYKLDHLYGLLLTFGLALILEGLFRDLYGVSGLPYSIPEEFAGAYNLGFMFLPKYRAWVILASLLVCFATWFVIEKTPLGAYLRAATENPQLTQAFGINVPLMVMLTYGFGVALAGFAGVLAAPAMQVSPLMGSNLIIVVFAVVVIGGMGSILGSIVTGLGLGVIEGLTKVFYPEASSTVVFIIMAIVLLVRPAGLFGREK; this comes from the coding sequence GTGTCGGAGATCTTCGGCATCCCCATCCAGGCCTTCATGGGCCAGCTCATGCTGGGCCTGGTCAACGGCTCGTTCTACGCCATGCTGAGCCTGGGGCTGGCCGTCATCTTCGGCATGCTCAACATCATCAACTTCGCCCACGGCGCGCTGTACATGGCCGGGGCGATGCTGGCCTGGATGGGCCTCAATTACTTCGGCATCGGCTACTGGTGGTCGCTGCTGCTGGCGCCGCTGGGCGTCGGCATCGTAGGCGTGATCATCGAACGAAGCATGCTGCAGTGGCTGTACAAGCTCGACCATCTCTACGGCCTGCTGCTCACCTTCGGCCTGGCGCTGATCCTCGAGGGCCTGTTCCGCGACCTCTACGGCGTCTCCGGCCTGCCGTATTCGATCCCGGAGGAGTTCGCCGGCGCCTACAACCTCGGCTTCATGTTCCTGCCCAAGTACCGCGCCTGGGTCATCCTGGCCTCGCTGCTGGTGTGCTTCGCCACCTGGTTCGTCATCGAGAAGACGCCGCTCGGCGCCTACCTGCGCGCGGCGACGGAGAACCCCCAGCTCACCCAGGCCTTCGGCATCAACGTCCCGCTGATGGTGATGCTGACCTACGGCTTCGGCGTGGCGCTGGCCGGCTTCGCCGGCGTGCTGGCGGCGCCGGCCATGCAGGTGAGCCCGCTGATGGGCTCCAACCTGATCATCGTGGTGTTCGCGGTGGTGGTGATCGGCGGCATGGGCTCCATCCTGGGTTCCATCGTCACCGGCCTCGGCCTCGGCGTGATCGAGGGACTGACCAAGGTGTTCTATCCGGAGGCATCGTCGACGGTGGTGTTCATCATCATGGCCATCGTCCTGCTGGTGCGGCCGGCCGGACTGTTCGGGAGGGAGAAGTGA
- a CDS encoding ATP-binding cassette domain-containing protein: protein MTAYPPSPAPRAGTTPVIEVEHLSTRFGEHWVHRDLNLVIEKGEVMALVGGSGSGKTTLLRQMIGLLHPTQGQIRLFGEPLFTGDAVQERNLRRRFGMLFQYGALYSAFTVFQNIAFPLRELGVVDEALIHDLVMLKLSMVELLPRHAWLMPSELSGGMIKRVALARALSLEPELLLLDEPTAGLDPDRSESFVRLINSLHRQLGLTVVLVTHDLDTLAGMATRVAVLAEQRILALGTIDEITKVDHPFIRNFFCCDRAQRALQSRISEELA, encoded by the coding sequence ATGACAGCCTACCCCCCATCCCCCGCCCCGAGGGCGGGGACGACTCCGGTGATCGAAGTCGAGCACCTGTCCACCCGCTTCGGCGAGCACTGGGTGCACCGCGACCTCAACCTCGTCATCGAGAAGGGCGAGGTGATGGCGCTGGTGGGCGGCTCGGGTAGCGGCAAGACCACGCTGCTGCGGCAGATGATCGGCCTGCTGCATCCGACCCAGGGGCAGATCCGCCTCTTCGGGGAGCCGCTGTTCACCGGCGATGCGGTGCAGGAGCGCAATCTGCGCCGCCGCTTCGGCATGCTGTTCCAGTATGGCGCGCTGTATTCCGCCTTTACGGTCTTCCAGAACATCGCCTTCCCGCTGCGCGAGCTGGGGGTCGTCGACGAGGCGCTGATCCACGACCTGGTGATGCTCAAGCTCTCGATGGTCGAGCTGCTGCCGCGCCATGCCTGGCTGATGCCCTCCGAGCTTTCCGGCGGCATGATCAAGCGCGTTGCCCTGGCGCGCGCCCTTTCCCTGGAGCCGGAGCTGCTGCTGCTCGACGAGCCGACCGCCGGCCTCGACCCCGACCGCAGCGAATCCTTTGTGCGCCTGATCAACAGCCTGCACCGGCAACTGGGACTGACGGTGGTGCTGGTGACGCACGATCTCGACACCCTGGCCGGCATGGCCACCCGCGTTGCGGTGTTGGCCGAACAGCGTATACTCGCGCTGGGCACGATCGACGAGATCACGAAGGTCGATCACCCCTTCATAAGAAATTTCTTCTGCTGCGACCGGGCTCAGCGGGCGTTGCAGAGCCGCATCTCCGAGGAACTCGCATAA
- a CDS encoding ABC transporter substrate-binding protein encodes MKSKLIGTLVGAAAMSMAAGQAFAQKAPAVKLSGDMVKIGVLTDMSGVYSDLGGQGSVTAAQMAVEDFKAQAKPSWKIELVYADHQNKADVGSNKVREWYDTQGVDMVTDVLNSAVALAVSKVTQEKNRILIDTGAASTRLTNEDCSPNTVHYVYDTYALANGPGKAVTKQGKDTWFFLTADYAFGHSLEADTTNAVKASGGKVLGSVRHPLNASDFSSFLLQAQSSKAKVVGLANAGGDTINSIKAANEFGLTKSQTIVGLLTTIIDIHALGLPTTQGMMFTEGFYWNLNNETREWSRRFFGKHKKMPSMLHAGTYSAVMTYLKAVQATGTDDAPTVMKKMKATPINDFFAKNGKIREDGRMEHDMYLVEVKKPAESKEPWDYYHIKAVIPANEAFQPMSLSRCPLVKK; translated from the coding sequence ATGAAAAGCAAATTGATCGGTACTTTGGTCGGCGCCGCAGCGATGTCCATGGCGGCAGGCCAGGCTTTTGCCCAGAAGGCGCCGGCGGTGAAGCTGTCCGGCGACATGGTGAAGATCGGCGTCCTCACCGACATGTCCGGCGTGTATTCGGACCTGGGCGGACAGGGTTCGGTGACGGCCGCGCAGATGGCGGTCGAGGACTTCAAGGCGCAGGCCAAGCCGTCCTGGAAGATCGAGCTGGTCTACGCCGACCACCAGAACAAGGCCGACGTCGGCTCCAACAAGGTGCGCGAGTGGTACGACACGCAGGGCGTCGACATGGTTACCGACGTGCTCAACTCGGCCGTGGCACTGGCCGTCTCCAAGGTGACGCAGGAAAAAAACCGCATCCTCATCGACACGGGCGCAGCGTCTACCCGCCTCACCAACGAGGACTGCTCGCCCAATACGGTGCATTACGTGTATGACACCTATGCCCTGGCCAACGGCCCGGGCAAGGCCGTCACCAAGCAGGGCAAGGACACCTGGTTCTTCCTGACGGCCGACTATGCCTTCGGCCATTCGCTCGAGGCCGACACGACCAACGCGGTCAAGGCTTCCGGCGGCAAGGTGCTCGGCTCGGTGCGCCATCCGCTCAACGCCTCGGACTTCTCCTCCTTCCTGCTGCAGGCGCAATCCTCGAAGGCGAAGGTGGTCGGCCTGGCCAATGCCGGCGGCGACACCATCAACTCGATCAAGGCGGCCAACGAGTTCGGCCTGACCAAGAGCCAGACCATCGTCGGCCTGCTCACCACCATCATCGACATCCACGCGCTCGGCCTGCCGACCACGCAGGGCATGATGTTCACAGAGGGCTTCTACTGGAACCTCAACAACGAGACGCGCGAGTGGAGCCGCCGCTTCTTCGGCAAGCACAAGAAGATGCCGTCGATGCTGCATGCCGGCACCTATTCGGCCGTGATGACCTACCTGAAGGCGGTGCAGGCGACCGGCACCGACGACGCGCCCACGGTGATGAAGAAGATGAAGGCCACGCCGATCAACGACTTCTTCGCCAAGAACGGCAAGATCCGCGAGGACGGCCGCATGGAGCACGACATGTACCTGGTCGAGGTGAAGAAGCCGGCCGAGTCGAAGGAGCCGTGGGACTACTACCACATCAAGGCGGTGATCCCGGCCAACGAGGCTTTCCAGCCGATGTCGCTGTCGCGCTGCCCGCTGGTGAAAAAGTAA
- a CDS encoding ABC transporter ATP-binding protein has protein sequence MSATEYLRVTDLHAFYGESHILHGMDFRVSRGECVTLLGRNGAGRTTTLKAILGLTGKRTGSVMLNGRDVIGWPSHRIAHLGVGYCPEERGIYASLSAEENLMLPPVVGSGGMPVEEIYRMFPNLEERRKSQGSRLSGGEQQMLAMARILRTGARLLLLDEISEGLAPVIVQKLGEVIRSLKEKGFTIVLVEQNFRFAAPLADRMYIVEHGRIVAEIDKGELEEKQALLHEYLGV, from the coding sequence ATGAGCGCGACGGAATATCTTCGCGTCACCGACCTGCATGCCTTCTACGGCGAGTCGCACATCCTCCACGGCATGGATTTCCGCGTGAGCCGCGGCGAGTGCGTGACCCTGCTCGGCCGCAACGGCGCCGGACGCACGACGACGCTGAAAGCCATCCTCGGCCTGACCGGCAAGCGCACCGGCTCGGTGATGCTGAACGGCCGCGATGTGATCGGCTGGCCGAGCCACCGCATTGCCCACTTGGGCGTCGGCTATTGCCCGGAGGAGCGCGGCATCTACGCCAGCCTGTCGGCCGAGGAGAACCTCATGCTGCCGCCCGTGGTAGGCAGCGGCGGCATGCCGGTCGAGGAGATCTACCGCATGTTTCCCAACCTGGAGGAGCGCCGGAAGAGCCAGGGCTCGCGGCTGTCGGGCGGCGAGCAGCAGATGCTAGCCATGGCGCGCATCCTGCGCACGGGGGCCCGACTGCTGCTGCTCGACGAGATTTCGGAGGGACTGGCGCCGGTCATCGTGCAGAAGCTGGGCGAGGTGATCCGCAGCCTCAAGGAGAAGGGCTTCACCATCGTCCTGGTGGAACAGAACTTCCGCTTCGCCGCGCCGCTCGCCGACCGCATGTACATCGTCGAGCACGGGCGCATCGTGGCGGAAATCGATAAGGGCGAGCTGGAAGAGAAGCAGGCGTTGTTGCACGAGTATCTCGGGGTTTAA
- a CDS encoding ABC-type transport auxiliary lipoprotein family protein translates to MRKMLLLLSVALLAGCGGGAKSVSNVASYDLGAVQPAPNNRIVASLRSIDVFAVSWLDSSAMQYRLLYAANQRRQSYAESRWVAPPAELVGHALRKRMLSGAASGACRLRVDLDEFAQVFDSAKASRAVLEVRVQLVAPTGGEILARRSFSLSHPAASADAGGGAAALSGAVETLSAELHDWLGGLDRSAGSGLNIAQRCRS, encoded by the coding sequence ATGCGAAAAATGCTCCTGCTGCTTTCCGTCGCGCTGCTGGCCGGCTGCGGCGGCGGTGCCAAGTCCGTATCGAATGTCGCCAGCTACGACCTGGGCGCGGTGCAGCCGGCGCCGAACAACCGCATCGTCGCCAGCCTGCGCAGCATCGACGTCTTCGCCGTGTCCTGGCTGGATTCCTCGGCCATGCAGTACCGCCTCCTTTATGCGGCCAACCAGCGGCGGCAGAGCTATGCCGAGAGCCGCTGGGTGGCGCCGCCGGCGGAACTGGTCGGCCATGCCCTGCGCAAGCGCATGCTTTCCGGCGCGGCGAGCGGCGCCTGCCGCCTGCGCGTGGACCTCGACGAGTTCGCCCAGGTCTTCGATTCGGCCAAGGCCAGCCGCGCCGTGCTTGAAGTGCGGGTGCAGCTGGTTGCGCCCACCGGCGGCGAAATCCTGGCGCGGCGCAGCTTCAGCCTGTCGCATCCGGCCGCCAGCGCCGATGCGGGCGGTGGGGCGGCGGCGCTGTCCGGAGCCGTCGAGACGTTGTCCGCCGAACTGCACGACTGGCTCGGCGGGCTTGACCGGTCGGCGGGCTCGGGATTGAATATCGCCCAGCGCTGCCGCAGCTAG
- a CDS encoding MlaD family protein — MESRAHALAAGIFTLVLGLACAFAVFWLSGQREATSEYILVTKGSVSGLNTQAQVRFRGIRAGKVQDIELDPKDPRNILITISVNADLPVTKGTTARLNYQGVTGLASVLLEDKGENPEPLTGTDDELPRIALQPNFMDSLGENASALMVQMRQVADRTNALLSEQNVKRISQTLANVETASAGLSGSMKDLPQVMASLKQALNEENMKKLSMTLANLEKVSGDAAPLVASMQSVSKKLDVLLGESGGEISQTTLPRLNVLLQELSVSSRQMSRLLDQIEESPNMLIFGREARRPGPGEAGFAVQ; from the coding sequence ATGGAAAGCCGGGCTCACGCGCTTGCCGCCGGAATCTTCACACTGGTGCTCGGTCTGGCCTGCGCCTTCGCCGTCTTCTGGCTGTCGGGCCAGCGGGAGGCCACCAGCGAATACATTCTGGTGACGAAGGGCAGCGTCAGCGGCCTCAACACCCAGGCCCAGGTGCGCTTTCGCGGCATCCGCGCCGGCAAGGTGCAGGATATCGAGCTCGATCCGAAGGATCCGCGCAACATCCTCATCACCATCAGCGTCAACGCCGACCTGCCGGTGACCAAGGGCACGACGGCGCGCCTCAACTACCAGGGCGTCACCGGCCTCGCCTCCGTCCTCCTCGAGGACAAGGGAGAGAACCCCGAGCCGCTGACCGGCACCGACGACGAGCTGCCGCGCATCGCCCTGCAGCCGAACTTCATGGACAGCCTGGGCGAGAACGCTTCCGCCCTGATGGTGCAGATGCGACAGGTGGCCGACCGCACCAACGCCCTGCTGTCCGAGCAGAACGTCAAGCGCATCAGCCAGACGCTGGCCAACGTCGAGACCGCCTCGGCGGGGCTCTCCGGCAGCATGAAGGACCTGCCGCAGGTGATGGCCTCGCTCAAACAGGCGCTCAACGAGGAGAACATGAAGAAGCTGAGCATGACGCTCGCCAACCTGGAGAAGGTCAGCGGCGATGCGGCGCCGCTCGTTGCCAGCATGCAGAGCGTGTCGAAGAAGCTCGATGTCCTGCTGGGCGAGTCGGGCGGCGAGATCTCGCAGACCACGCTGCCGCGCCTGAACGTCCTCCTGCAGGAGCTGTCGGTCAGCTCCCGCCAGATGTCGCGCCTGCTCGATCAGATCGAGGAATCCCCCAACATGCTGATATTCGGCCGTGAGGCGCGCCGCCCCGGGCCCGGCGAAGCGGGCTTTGCCGTGCAATGA
- a CDS encoding ABC transporter permease has product MSGTSIALETDAEGRRCLRLAGEWRLMALAPRYAALAAELAERAADRSLVWDIRDISSLDSVGAMMLWRAWGHRFPDNLATRDDLEPVFARLYASSKLKETGPEPELPWEWVVAVGSLSLRLWRHIADFTGLIGQLILDIGNVARAPREGPWRETSANLYKSGVRAMPVTALVGFLIGIVLSYLSALQLKNFGADIFIVNILGMGIIRELGPVLVAVLVAGRSGSAMTAQLGVMRVTEEIDALATMGVSRSLRLVFPKVAALALAMPLLVLWTSAIALMGGMVSAQFQLDISYGFFIETLPKVVPVANLYIALAKGVTFGIFVALVACHFGLRVRPNTESLSSNTTASVVSSITVVILVDAVFAIATRSIGMPT; this is encoded by the coding sequence GTGAGCGGGACAAGCATCGCGCTCGAGACGGATGCCGAAGGCCGGCGCTGCTTGCGCCTGGCGGGCGAATGGCGCCTGATGGCGCTGGCGCCGCGCTATGCCGCCCTGGCCGCGGAGCTGGCTGAGCGGGCGGCGGACCGCAGCCTCGTCTGGGACATCCGCGACATCAGCTCGCTGGATTCCGTCGGCGCCATGATGCTCTGGCGCGCCTGGGGACACCGCTTTCCGGACAACCTGGCCACGCGCGACGACCTGGAGCCGGTCTTCGCGCGCCTCTACGCTTCAAGCAAGCTGAAGGAAACCGGGCCGGAGCCGGAGCTGCCCTGGGAGTGGGTCGTCGCCGTCGGCAGCCTCAGCCTGCGCCTGTGGCGGCACATCGCCGATTTCACCGGCCTGATCGGCCAGCTCATCCTCGACATCGGCAACGTCGCGCGCGCCCCGCGCGAGGGTCCCTGGCGCGAGACCTCGGCCAACCTGTACAAGAGCGGCGTGCGCGCCATGCCGGTCACGGCGCTGGTCGGCTTCCTCATCGGCATCGTGCTGTCCTACCTGTCGGCGCTGCAGTTGAAGAACTTTGGCGCCGACATCTTCATCGTGAACATCCTCGGCATGGGCATCATCCGGGAACTCGGGCCGGTGCTGGTGGCGGTGCTGGTGGCGGGACGCTCCGGCTCGGCCATGACGGCGCAGCTCGGCGTAATGCGCGTCACCGAGGAGATCGACGCGCTGGCGACGATGGGCGTCTCGCGCAGCCTGCGACTGGTCTTCCCGAAGGTCGCCGCGCTGGCGCTGGCGATGCCGCTGCTGGTGCTGTGGACCAGCGCCATCGCCCTCATGGGCGGCATGGTCTCGGCCCAGTTCCAGCTCGACATCTCCTACGGCTTCTTCATCGAGACCCTGCCCAAGGTGGTGCCGGTGGCCAACCTGTACATTGCGCTGGCCAAGGGCGTGACCTTCGGCATCTTCGTTGCGCTGGTGGCCTGCCATTTCGGACTTCGCGTGCGGCCGAACACGGAAAGCCTGTCGTCGAACACCACCGCTTCCGTGGTGAGCTCGATCACCGTCGTGATCCTGGTCGACGCCGTTTTTGCCATCGCCACGCGCAGCATCGGCATGCCGACATGA
- a CDS encoding acyl-CoA synthetase, whose amino-acid sequence MPANPYTIGLDKNAANYTPLSPLSFIERTAAVYPQRTSAIHGMRRYAWDETYARCRRLAAALAARGIGKNDTVAAMLSNTPEMLECHFGVPMAGAVLNTLNTRLDADAIAFMLNHGEAKALITDREFSSTIAKALAQAGRDMLVIDVDDSEYAGPGERVGSIDYEAFLAGGDPQFVWQGPGDEWDAISLNYTSGTTGNPKGVVYHHRGAYLNAVSNIVSWGMPPHAVYLWTLPMFHCNGWCFPWTMAANAGTSVCLRRVEAKAILDAIREHKVTHYCGAPIVHSMLINAPAEWREGIAHKVSALVAAAPPPASMIEGMNRIGFDITHVYGLTETYGPASVCARHPEWGDLPLEEQVRLNGRQGVRYHLQEGLTVLDPETMQPVPRDGEAIGEIMFRGNITMKGYLKNPQATEEAFRGGWYHSGDLAVLHGDGYVKIKDRSKDVIISGGENISSVEVEDVLYRHPAVLAAAVVATPDPKWGEVPCAFIELKEGAQATEAEFIDFCRERMARFKVPKKVVFCPLPKTSTGKIQKFILREKAKSTQAFD is encoded by the coding sequence ATGCCGGCGAATCCCTACACCATCGGCCTCGACAAGAACGCGGCCAACTACACGCCGCTGTCGCCGCTCTCGTTCATCGAACGGACGGCGGCGGTCTATCCGCAGCGCACTTCCGCCATCCACGGCATGCGACGCTATGCCTGGGACGAGACCTACGCCCGCTGCCGCCGTCTGGCCGCCGCCCTGGCGGCACGCGGCATCGGCAAGAACGACACCGTCGCCGCGATGCTCTCCAACACGCCGGAAATGCTGGAATGCCATTTCGGCGTGCCGATGGCCGGCGCCGTGCTCAACACCCTGAACACCCGGCTGGATGCCGATGCGATCGCCTTCATGCTCAACCACGGCGAGGCGAAGGCGCTGATCACCGACCGCGAATTCTCGTCGACGATTGCGAAGGCGCTGGCGCAGGCCGGGCGCGACATGCTGGTGATCGACGTGGACGACTCCGAGTATGCCGGGCCGGGCGAGCGCGTCGGCAGCATCGACTACGAGGCATTCCTCGCTGGCGGCGATCCGCAATTCGTCTGGCAGGGGCCGGGCGACGAGTGGGACGCCATTTCGCTCAACTACACCTCCGGCACCACCGGCAACCCGAAAGGCGTCGTCTACCACCATCGCGGCGCCTACCTCAATGCCGTCTCGAACATCGTTTCCTGGGGCATGCCGCCGCACGCGGTGTACCTGTGGACGCTGCCGATGTTCCACTGCAACGGCTGGTGCTTCCCATGGACCATGGCGGCCAATGCCGGCACCAGCGTCTGCCTGCGCCGCGTCGAAGCGAAGGCCATCCTCGACGCCATCCGCGAACACAAGGTGACGCACTATTGCGGTGCGCCAATCGTGCACTCCATGCTGATCAATGCGCCGGCCGAGTGGCGCGAGGGCATTGCGCATAAAGTCAGCGCCCTGGTGGCGGCGGCACCGCCGCCGGCTTCGATGATCGAGGGCATGAACCGGATCGGCTTCGACATCACACACGTCTACGGCCTTACCGAGACCTACGGGCCGGCCTCGGTCTGCGCCAGACACCCCGAATGGGGCGATCTGCCGCTCGAGGAGCAGGTGCGCCTGAACGGCCGCCAGGGCGTGCGCTACCACCTGCAGGAAGGCCTCACGGTGCTGGACCCGGAGACGATGCAGCCGGTGCCGCGCGACGGCGAGGCCATCGGCGAGATCATGTTCCGCGGCAATATCACCATGAAGGGCTACCTGAAGAACCCGCAGGCGACGGAGGAGGCCTTCCGCGGCGGCTGGTACCATTCCGGCGACCTCGCCGTGCTGCATGGCGACGGCTACGTCAAGATCAAGGACCGCTCCAAGGACGTCATCATTTCCGGCGGCGAGAACATCTCCTCGGTGGAGGTGGAGGATGTGCTCTACCGCCATCCCGCGGTGCTGGCGGCGGCGGTGGTGGCCACCCCCGATCCGAAGTGGGGCGAGGTGCCCTGCGCCTTCATCGAGCTGAAGGAGGGCGCGCAGGCGACGGAGGCCGAGTTCATCGATTTCTGCCGCGAACGCATGGCGCGCTTCAAGGTGCCGAAGAAGGTGGTGTTCTGCCCGCTGCCGAAGACGTCCACCGGCAAGATCCAGAAATTCATCCTGCGCGAGAAGGCGAAATCGACGCAGGCCTTCGATTAA
- a CDS encoding enoyl-CoA hydratase: MSAVMTSPNEPLLLRNDDNGVTTLTLNRPSQFNSLSDALIDELHATLDAIAQDPSARVVVLAGAGKAFCAGHDLKEMRSHPDKAYQQALFRKCGRMMMKLVELPQPVIARVHGMAVAAGCQLVAMCDLAVAVDTVKFAVSGVNLGLFCSTPAVPLSRNLPRKQAFEMLVTGEFMDAQAALARGLVNRVVPADQFDAEVKKLTDSILAKSPAAVAMGKQAFYRQMEMGLDGAYQLAAETMACNMMAEDAQIGIDAFIAKQPMPKWKGK; this comes from the coding sequence ATGAGCGCTGTCATGACATCCCCCAACGAGCCCCTTTTGCTGCGCAACGACGACAACGGCGTCACCACGCTCACGCTGAATCGTCCGAGCCAGTTCAATTCCCTTTCCGACGCGCTGATCGACGAATTGCACGCGACGCTGGATGCCATCGCCCAGGACCCGTCGGCGCGCGTCGTCGTGCTGGCGGGGGCCGGCAAGGCTTTCTGTGCCGGCCACGACCTGAAGGAGATGCGCTCGCATCCCGACAAGGCCTACCAGCAGGCGCTGTTCAGGAAATGCGGCCGCATGATGATGAAGCTGGTCGAGCTGCCGCAGCCGGTGATCGCGCGGGTGCACGGCATGGCGGTGGCCGCCGGCTGCCAGCTGGTCGCCATGTGCGACCTGGCGGTGGCGGTCGACACGGTGAAGTTCGCCGTCTCCGGCGTGAACCTCGGCCTGTTCTGCAGCACGCCGGCGGTGCCGCTGTCGCGCAACCTGCCGCGCAAGCAGGCCTTCGAGATGCTGGTGACCGGCGAGTTCATGGACGCGCAGGCGGCGCTCGCGCGCGGCCTGGTGAACCGCGTCGTGCCGGCCGACCAGTTCGACGCCGAGGTGAAGAAGCTGACCGATTCGATCCTCGCCAAGTCGCCGGCGGCGGTGGCGATGGGCAAGCAGGCCTTCTACCGCCAGATGGAGATGGGGCTGGACGGCGCCTACCAGTTGGCCGCCGAGACCATGGCCTGCAACATGATGGCCGAAGATGCCCAGATCGGCATCGACGCCTTCATCGCCAAGCAGCCGATGCCGAAATGGAAGGGCAAGTAG
- a CDS encoding ABC transporter ATP-binding protein produces the protein MAEDCILETRNLVKEFKGFIAVNDVSLKVRRGHIHALIGPNGAGKTTCFNLLTKFLEPTRGAISFNGIDITGEKPAQIARRGIVRSFQISAVFPHLTVLENVRIALQRKLGTSFHFWRSDRSLNGLNGRAMELLAQVGLESFAGMVTVELPYGRKRALEIATTLALEPELMLLDEPTQGMGHEDVDLVKQLIKKVSANRTVLMVEHNMGVVADISDTITVLARGAVLAEGPYAEVSKNPAVIEAYMGTAH, from the coding sequence GTGGCAGAGGACTGCATTCTCGAGACAAGAAACCTCGTCAAGGAATTCAAGGGTTTCATCGCCGTCAACGACGTCAGCCTGAAGGTCAGGCGCGGGCACATCCACGCACTGATCGGACCGAACGGCGCCGGCAAGACCACCTGCTTCAACCTGCTGACCAAGTTCCTCGAGCCGACGCGCGGCGCGATCAGCTTCAACGGCATCGACATTACCGGCGAGAAGCCGGCGCAGATCGCCCGCCGCGGCATCGTCCGCTCCTTCCAGATTTCCGCCGTCTTCCCGCACCTGACCGTGCTGGAGAACGTGCGCATCGCACTACAGAGGAAACTCGGCACCTCTTTCCATTTCTGGCGCTCCGACAGGAGCCTGAATGGGCTGAACGGCCGTGCCATGGAACTGCTCGCGCAGGTTGGCCTGGAATCCTTCGCCGGCATGGTCACCGTCGAACTGCCCTACGGCCGCAAGCGTGCGCTGGAAATCGCTACCACCCTGGCGCTGGAGCCCGAGTTGATGCTCCTCGACGAGCCGACCCAGGGCATGGGCCACGAGGACGTCGATCTCGTCAAGCAGCTCATCAAGAAGGTCTCGGCCAACCGCACCGTGTTGATGGTGGAGCACAACATGGGCGTGGTGGCCGACATCTCCGACACCATCACCGTGCTGGCGCGCGGCGCCGTGCTGGCGGAAGGCCCCTATGCCGAGGTGTCGAAGAACCCGGCGGTGATCGAAGCCTACATGGGCACGGCGCACTGA